A region of Oceanicoccus sp. KOV_DT_Chl DNA encodes the following proteins:
- a CDS encoding 16S rRNA (uracil(1498)-N(3))-methyltransferase: MRIPRIYVAQPLTEHQTTELNEASSHYISKVLRLNEGAPLILFNGQGGQFDACIEAVSKKWVTVTVQQQHLLETESPLSIHLGIAISKGDRMDWVIQKATELGVTEITPLLSARVELKLKGERLEKKLQHWQKIAISACEQCGRNRIPTVHKLLGIDQWLTSVQADKKLVLHHRTEQTLNSDDEVNKTALLIGPEGGLNETEINDAEKNGFQAMQLGPRVLRTETAPLVAITLLQSVWAIFNSGCKNDA; this comes from the coding sequence ATGCGCATACCCCGAATCTACGTGGCACAGCCATTAACTGAACATCAGACCACTGAATTAAATGAGGCTAGCAGTCACTACATTAGCAAAGTACTACGCCTTAACGAAGGTGCTCCACTGATCTTATTTAACGGCCAAGGTGGCCAGTTTGATGCGTGTATTGAGGCGGTGAGTAAAAAATGGGTCACTGTTACTGTTCAGCAGCAGCACTTACTTGAAACTGAATCCCCACTGAGCATCCATCTCGGGATAGCTATTTCGAAAGGCGATCGCATGGATTGGGTTATTCAAAAGGCTACCGAATTAGGTGTTACGGAAATAACCCCGCTACTAAGCGCGCGTGTAGAACTTAAACTTAAAGGCGAGCGTTTAGAAAAAAAGCTACAACACTGGCAAAAAATTGCTATTAGCGCCTGTGAACAATGCGGCCGCAATCGTATTCCTACTGTGCATAAATTACTGGGGATAGATCAATGGCTAACTAGCGTACAGGCTGATAAAAAACTGGTATTGCATCATCGCACAGAGCAAACTCTTAACAGTGACGATGAAGTAAATAAAACGGCCTTATTAATTGGACCAGAAGGCGGATTAAATGAAACGGAGATAAATGACGCTGAAAAAAATGGCTTCCAAGCTATGCAGCTTGGCCCAAGAGTATTGAGAACCGAAACGGCGCCACTGGTAGCGATCACGTTATTACAATCGGTATGGGCGATATTTAATTCTGGCTGTAAAAACGATGCTTAA
- a CDS encoding chemotaxis protein CheW, translated as MSTEVQSTIAANELATLLIPMNGKQLVLPNVSVAEIIPFVKPTAKEGSPAWFLGYFSWRNTEVPLVSFESLNDESFQSQSVGKRIAVLNGLVDDRLPFCAIVTEGMPRLMRVLPNEVSNDESVTIGPAELARVLVSGEEAVIPNVDFIQQQTLLHI; from the coding sequence ATGAGCACAGAAGTCCAATCCACAATTGCCGCTAATGAATTGGCTACATTATTAATCCCAATGAATGGTAAGCAGCTGGTGTTACCCAATGTGTCGGTAGCCGAAATAATTCCGTTTGTTAAACCTACTGCTAAAGAAGGTAGTCCAGCCTGGTTTCTAGGATATTTTTCCTGGCGCAACACAGAGGTGCCATTAGTGTCTTTTGAGTCTTTAAACGACGAATCATTTCAAAGTCAAAGTGTGGGTAAACGGATTGCCGTACTAAATGGTTTAGTGGATGATCGTTTGCCATTTTGCGCGATTGTTACCGAGGGTATGCCGAGGTTGATGCGGGTTTTACCCAACGAGGTTTCAAACGACGAGTCGGTAACCATAGGCCCGGCTGAGCTAGCGAGAGTGCTAGTGAGCGGCGAAGAGGCAGTTATTCCCAATGTTGATTTTATTCAGCAGCAAACTTTGTTGCATATTTAA
- a CDS encoding chemotaxis protein CheB, protein MTDSAAPRIALVTDSDLNRHLLQNVLSDGGYLLAQSMDFSALDGFLAKDEAAVFDAWLLDVEGSNIQPSLEKLLEQSDLPLLLNDNIPLTTDIAATDLWRRRLLEKLEVVALRNDDSSLSTTAELQSPDLPAQIWVLAASLGGPEAVKLFLSALPAGLPVALVYGQHIETNFDTVLAKGIGTQHCYPLQLVRGEQMLAQGSVAVVPADRQLRFLPRGRVIETRKAWAGSYQPALDQVIADLARIYRDKLGVIIFSGTCNDGEIGCRVAKACGATIWAQEPESCVSAAMPNAAIDTGCVSFQGTPEQLAAELVKKISTDSNANIALPA, encoded by the coding sequence ATGACGGATAGCGCTGCGCCGCGTATTGCTCTGGTGACAGATAGCGATCTTAATCGTCACCTGCTGCAAAACGTACTTAGTGACGGCGGTTATCTATTAGCCCAGTCCATGGACTTTAGTGCCCTGGATGGCTTTTTAGCAAAAGATGAAGCTGCAGTTTTTGATGCCTGGTTGTTGGATGTTGAAGGAAGTAATATCCAGCCCTCTTTAGAAAAACTGCTAGAACAAAGTGATTTGCCGTTATTGCTTAACGATAATATACCACTGACTACAGATATCGCTGCTACTGATTTATGGCGACGTCGATTACTGGAAAAACTGGAAGTAGTAGCGTTAAGAAACGACGACAGTAGTTTGTCAACTACAGCAGAGCTGCAATCGCCAGATTTGCCTGCGCAGATTTGGGTATTGGCAGCATCACTGGGTGGGCCAGAAGCAGTAAAGCTTTTTTTATCGGCTTTGCCAGCAGGTTTACCGGTTGCCCTGGTTTACGGGCAGCATATTGAAACGAATTTCGATACTGTATTGGCTAAAGGAATTGGTACACAACATTGTTACCCTCTACAGTTGGTTCGTGGTGAGCAGATGTTGGCGCAAGGTTCTGTTGCTGTAGTGCCAGCAGACCGTCAACTTAGATTTTTGCCTCGCGGTCGAGTGATCGAAACTCGCAAGGCCTGGGCGGGTAGCTACCAACCGGCACTGGATCAAGTTATTGCTGATTTGGCACGGATCTACCGTGATAAATTAGGTGTGATTATATTTAGTGGTACCTGTAACGACGGCGAAATTGGTTGTCGAGTAGCTAAAGCTTGTGGCGCGACAATTTGGGCACAGGAACCAGAAAGTTGTGTCAGTGCTGCAATGCCCAATGCCGCCATTGATACTGGCTGTGTGAGTTTTCAGGGGACTCCAGAGCAATTGGCGGCTGAGTTAGTTAAAAAAATTAGTACCGACAGTAATGCAAATATAGCATTACCGGCCTAA